A genomic segment from Cricetulus griseus strain 17A/GY chromosome 8, alternate assembly CriGri-PICRH-1.0, whole genome shotgun sequence encodes:
- the Tead4 gene encoding transcriptional enhancer factor TEF-3 isoform X5, translating into MYGRNELIARYIKLRTGKTRTRKQVSSHIQVLARRKAREIQAKLKDQAAKNKALQSMAAMSSAQIVSATAFHSKMALARGPGYPAISGFWQGALPGQPGTSHDVKPFSQNTYTVQPPLPLPGFESPAGPTPSPSAPPASPWQGRSVASSKLWMLEFSAFLERQQDPDTYSKHLFVHISQSSPSYSDPYLEAVDIHQIYDKFPERKGGLKELFERGPSNAFFLVKFWADLNTNIDDESNAFYGVSSQYESLENMIITCSTKVCSFGKQVVEKVETEYARYENGRYLYRIHRSPLCEYMVNFIHKLKHLPEKYMMNSVLENFTILQVVTNRDTQETLLCIAYVFEVSASEHGAQHHIYRLVKE; encoded by the exons GTCGGAACGAGCTGATTGCTCGCTACATCAAGCTTCGCACAGGGAAGACCCGCACCAGGAAGCAG GTCTCCAGCCACATCCAGGTGCTTGCCCGTCGAAAAGCCCGGGAGATCCAGGCCAAACTCAAG GACCAGGCAGCTAAGAACAAGGCCCTGCAGAGCATGGCTGCCATGTCGTCCGCCCAGATCGTCTCCGCCACAGCCTTCCACAGTAAAATGGCTCTTGCCCGGGGCCCTGGCTACCCAGCAATCTCAGGG TTTTGGCAAGGAGCTTTGCCAGGCCAACCCGGAACATCCCATGA TGTGAAACCTTTCTCTCAGAACACCTATACTGTCCAGCCTCCGCTGCCTCTGCCAG GCTTTGAATCTCCTGCAGGACCCACCCCATCACCCTCTGCTCCGCCAGCTTCCCCATGGCAAGGCCGCAGTGTGGCCAGCTCCAAGCTCTGGATGTTGGAGTTCTCTGCTTTCCTGGAGCGCCAGCAAGATCCTGACACA TACAGCAAGCACCTGTTTGTGCACATTAGCCAGTCGAGCCCAAGCTACAGTGACCCCTACCTCGAAGCCGTGGACATCCACCAGATCTACGACAAATTCCCAGAGAGGAAGGGTGGCCTCAAGGAGCTATTTGAACGGGGGCCTTCTAATGCCTTCTTCCTTGTGAAGTTCTGG GCAGACCTCAATACCAACATTGACGATGAAAGCAACGCCTTCTATGGGGTCTCCAGCCAGTACGAGAGCCTGGAGAACATGATCATTACCTGTTCTACCAAGGTCTGCTCCTTTGGCAAGCAAGTGGTGGAGAAAGTTGAG ACAGAGTATGCGCGCTATGAGAACGGTCGCTACCTGTACCGTATCCACCGGTCCCCGCTCTGTGAGTACATGGTCAACTTCATCCACAAGCTGAAGCACTTACCGGAGAAATACATGATGAACAGTGTGCTGGAGAACTTCACCATCCTGCAG GTGGTCACCAATCGAGACACACAGGAGACCTTGCTGTGCATTGCCTACGTCTTCGAAGTGTCAGCCAGCGAACATGGGGCTCAGCACCACATCTACCGGCTTGTGAAAGAATGA
- the Tead4 gene encoding transcriptional enhancer factor TEF-3 isoform X4 yields MAAMSSAQIVSATAFHSKMALARGPGYPAISGFWQGALPGQPGTSHDVKPFSQNTYTVQPPLPLPGFESPAGPTPSPSAPPASPWQGRSVASSKLWMLEFSAFLERQQDPDTYSKHLFVHISQSSPSYSDPYLEAVDIHQIYDKFPERKGGLKELFERGPSNAFFLVKFWADLNTNIDDESNAFYGVSSQYESLENMIITCSTKVCSFGKQVVEKVETEYARYENGRYLYRIHRSPLCEYMVNFIHKLKHLPEKYMMNSVLENFTILQVVTNRDTQETLLCIAYVFEVSASEHGAQHHIYRLVKE; encoded by the exons ATGGCTGCCATGTCGTCCGCCCAGATCGTCTCCGCCACAGCCTTCCACAGTAAAATGGCTCTTGCCCGGGGCCCTGGCTACCCAGCAATCTCAGGG TTTTGGCAAGGAGCTTTGCCAGGCCAACCCGGAACATCCCATGA TGTGAAACCTTTCTCTCAGAACACCTATACTGTCCAGCCTCCGCTGCCTCTGCCAG GCTTTGAATCTCCTGCAGGACCCACCCCATCACCCTCTGCTCCGCCAGCTTCCCCATGGCAAGGCCGCAGTGTGGCCAGCTCCAAGCTCTGGATGTTGGAGTTCTCTGCTTTCCTGGAGCGCCAGCAAGATCCTGACACA TACAGCAAGCACCTGTTTGTGCACATTAGCCAGTCGAGCCCAAGCTACAGTGACCCCTACCTCGAAGCCGTGGACATCCACCAGATCTACGACAAATTCCCAGAGAGGAAGGGTGGCCTCAAGGAGCTATTTGAACGGGGGCCTTCTAATGCCTTCTTCCTTGTGAAGTTCTGG GCAGACCTCAATACCAACATTGACGATGAAAGCAACGCCTTCTATGGGGTCTCCAGCCAGTACGAGAGCCTGGAGAACATGATCATTACCTGTTCTACCAAGGTCTGCTCCTTTGGCAAGCAAGTGGTGGAGAAAGTTGAG ACAGAGTATGCGCGCTATGAGAACGGTCGCTACCTGTACCGTATCCACCGGTCCCCGCTCTGTGAGTACATGGTCAACTTCATCCACAAGCTGAAGCACTTACCGGAGAAATACATGATGAACAGTGTGCTGGAGAACTTCACCATCCTGCAG GTGGTCACCAATCGAGACACACAGGAGACCTTGCTGTGCATTGCCTACGTCTTCGAAGTGTCAGCCAGCGAACATGGGGCTCAGCACCACATCTACCGGCTTGTGAAAGAATGA
- the Tead4 gene encoding transcriptional enhancer factor TEF-3 isoform X1: protein MAAMSSAQIVSATAFHSKMALARGPGYPAISGFWQGALPGQPGTSHDVKPFSQNTYTVQPPLPLPGPTPSPSAPPASPWQGRSVASSKLWMLEFSAFLERQQDPDTYSKHLFVHISQSSPSYSDPYLEAVDIHQIYDKFPERKGGLKELFERGPSNAFFLVKFWADLNTNIDDESNAFYGVSSQYESLENMIITCSTKVCSFGKQVVEKVETEYARYENGRYLYRIHRSPLCEYMVNFIHKLKHLPEKYMMNSVLENFTILQVVTNRDTQETLLCIAYVFEVSASEHGAQHHIYRLVKE, encoded by the exons ATGGCTGCCATGTCGTCCGCCCAGATCGTCTCCGCCACAGCCTTCCACAGTAAAATGGCTCTTGCCCGGGGCCCTGGCTACCCAGCAATCTCAGGG TTTTGGCAAGGAGCTTTGCCAGGCCAACCCGGAACATCCCATGA TGTGAAACCTTTCTCTCAGAACACCTATACTGTCCAGCCTCCGCTGCCTCTGCCAG GACCCACCCCATCACCCTCTGCTCCGCCAGCTTCCCCATGGCAAGGCCGCAGTGTGGCCAGCTCCAAGCTCTGGATGTTGGAGTTCTCTGCTTTCCTGGAGCGCCAGCAAGATCCTGACACA TACAGCAAGCACCTGTTTGTGCACATTAGCCAGTCGAGCCCAAGCTACAGTGACCCCTACCTCGAAGCCGTGGACATCCACCAGATCTACGACAAATTCCCAGAGAGGAAGGGTGGCCTCAAGGAGCTATTTGAACGGGGGCCTTCTAATGCCTTCTTCCTTGTGAAGTTCTGG GCAGACCTCAATACCAACATTGACGATGAAAGCAACGCCTTCTATGGGGTCTCCAGCCAGTACGAGAGCCTGGAGAACATGATCATTACCTGTTCTACCAAGGTCTGCTCCTTTGGCAAGCAAGTGGTGGAGAAAGTTGAG ACAGAGTATGCGCGCTATGAGAACGGTCGCTACCTGTACCGTATCCACCGGTCCCCGCTCTGTGAGTACATGGTCAACTTCATCCACAAGCTGAAGCACTTACCGGAGAAATACATGATGAACAGTGTGCTGGAGAACTTCACCATCCTGCAG GTGGTCACCAATCGAGACACACAGGAGACCTTGCTGTGCATTGCCTACGTCTTCGAAGTGTCAGCCAGCGAACATGGGGCTCAGCACCACATCTACCGGCTTGTGAAAGAATGA